Genomic DNA from Phyllostomus discolor isolate MPI-MPIP mPhyDis1 chromosome 12, mPhyDis1.pri.v3, whole genome shotgun sequence:
GGTGGGGGCGGGAAACTGTTGGCAGCAGAGCTCTCCTGGTCATTGTGAAAGACATAAGGCTGTGTTTCTGAACCTGCCTTTTTCTGGTGTGATTTGGTGTCAGAGCCAGCCTGTAGACGACACTGTGAGTAGTGCTCAGTGGTGCTCATTACAGATCTCTCCATTTGCAGGAAGCTCAATTGCTGGTAGCCAAGGCCTACAGGCACACAGAGAAGGTGCTGCAGGACAATCTGGACAAGCTGCAGGCGGTGAGTCCTGGTGCTTTCTGACCTCTGGTGTCCCACCTGTCTCTCCAGAAGTTGCATGTGCGGATGCTGACTGTCACCACGCTGCGAGGGCACAGCTGGTCACTCTTTCCTGGACTAGTTCTGATGAACACAGAACTTTAGGAAATGCCATATCCAGTATGTGTTCACCCAACTCAACTGAAAtgtaataatttccattttttagtattttattataaacatgtCAAGTCAGTTCCTTTAAAGTAGACAGAAGAACGTAGTAAACCCTCATGTATCCATTACTCAGCATCAGCAGTTATTAATGTCTGGTCAGTGTTGTGTAATCTTTTTCTAACTCAAATGTCTcctgaaaagtttaaaataaattttaaagtttaggatagttttagatttacaggaaAGTTGCAAATATGGTAGAGAGTTCCTTTATACCTCACACCCAGTTATCTCTATTGTTAACATCTTCCATTAGTATGTTGCATTTTTCACCACCCAGTGAACCAATGTTGATGTATTATCATTAACTCAGTTTCCTTGGCTTTTCCCTAATGTCCTTTTCCTGTTCCCTGCCTGCTTACATTTATCCATAATGTCTCGCTAGGCTCCTGTCGGCTGGGGCAGCCCCTCACTTTTCTGTTGTAGGCAAGCAGCCTGCCATGGCAGTGTTTGGAGGGTGGGCCTGTGGTTCTCACAGTGAGACTACGTGTTGGCTTGGGGTCGCCTCTTGACCCCAGAGTTGAAACAACTGTGTCTCTAGTTCAGGTGGGCAGCCTTCAATGGATGGGCTGCTGTTTGATTAATGTGCGGCTCTGCCATCTTGGGAATTGTGCGTGTCGGGTCCTCCGAGTGTTGCTGCAGACCAGCAGCACTAGCCTCCCTGGAGTTGTGAGCAGTGTAGAATGTCAGGCCTCCCTGACCTGCAGAGCCATAAACTGCCATTAACAAGGTCCTTGGTGTCATATGTGTACACTGTTGCTACCACTGGACAGGACTCAGGCTCCTTGTGGTGGGCCGAGGATGTCACACCATGAGTGGGGTATGGTGCTTAGCAATATATTAGAGCAGTCACACAGAGGAAGCGGTCACCCCAATTTGGGGGTGACAAAAATCAGTCTGAGTGGCTGTGGCAGCATTCCTTGTAATAGGGACTGAGCAGTAGGATGCCCACAGGGTTCATTTATCATGTCTTCCACCACCACATCTAGAGAAGCAAGGCCCCCTTCCCAAACTGTAAggttcccccagctcacacctcaGCGCCAGCATTCCTCTCCCCAGGTTCCATTGAGGATATTCTGCATCTCAGCCTCCCACCTCCATACATACACACCTTGTTTGGTAAAGGAcattgaagttgtcccagataaGCAAGCAGAGAtttggaagggaagcagaaaattAATGAAGCTGCACTGCAGCTGGGAGATCATCTCCAAGGTTGAAACAGGGAGTGATTCTTTGCTTAAGCTGCCTGTGTGCGCTGCTTCCCTGGGAAAGTGGTCTGTCTGGGGGCATCCTGCTCACAGATCCCCTtcctgggaggctgaggggccCCTCCTTCTCAGTGCTCTGCTCTCAAAAGCCTCTTGTCTGTGTCCTTGTCCTCTGGGGTTCACACACTGTCCTTTGTTCCTCCTAGCTGGCAAATGCACTACTGGAAAAGGAAGTGATAAACTACGATGACATTGAGGCCCTCATCGGCCCACCTCCTCACGGGCCCAAGAAGATGATTGCACCTCTGAAGTGGAGTGACGCTGAGGAGAAGCAAGATGCTGGAGAGGAGGAGGCGCCTCAGCATCCCCCGCTGCGAGGCGAGGAGCCGTCTTAGCCCAAATAGCTGGACCCTGGAAGTGAACTCTTTACTTAGCTGTCCCTCAAGTTCCTTTTCACCTGAGGCTTGTACCTCCTCATAGCCCTCACTGGGCCCTGCTGAAGGATTTCGGAGATCTATTGGTTTCTCTACCTGTGATTAGTAAAGACTATGCAGAGAacagtttagttttgttttttgtagatCGCTTTCCTCCATGGGGAGGGATGTCAGTACTTGTTATAGGTATGTGTATGGAGGAGTTCCCAGGTTTTTGACACTTGTTTCATGGGTGCTGGGTGGATCTAGGGGCAGCTGGGCACTCAAGCTCATGACAGAGCTTGTGCAGGGGCTTAGCCCAGCTCCTGTGACTTCGTTAGTATGCTAACAGGATCCTCTTTGAAAGTGCACTGAGTCAAAGTCCTTGTCCTCAGTCCTCAACGGGGTTACAGAATAGGGGGCAGGCTGTAGGAGATTAAAACACTGCCACCTACTGCCATGTGGATGGATGTGTACAAGAACCTCTCCTCACTGGTCTAGTGACACCACGTGGGGGATAGCTGAGGACTGTTGATAGTTCACAGTGGAGAATCCAACTTTGTACCATGTGTCCAGCTCTAACCCAGAGGGGCTGTTGGGTGTGTTCTGGATCACGGGATTATGTTTGCAGGTTATAATTTCAGCAATTGGAGAACTCCTTTGGTAGAAATCTGGGATAAAGGGCCTAGGATATCCTGTCACTGCAAGACAGGCAAGTCCACTCAGCTCCCATCTCCTTGGGTGCATGCAACGTGCACTCAGGTGCTCCTGCCTGCTGCTCTCATCACTTCTGCCACCCTGTGTGGTGGCATTTGGAGCCATGGCTTATGGATACTTCCTGACAAAGTGGTGGTTCTATTCCTGCTTCCTCACTCAGTGCCAAGAAAACGACTGCTGAGCTGTAGGTGGGTGGATGCAAGTGCAGTTACATACCTGAGGGTGGGCAGCTCTGAGAGCATGACTTTTTGAGGACACTTTTACCTTTGCCCCAGTTCCTCAATTCATTTCCAAAGATCTGCATAGTGAGGAGGATTCTTGCTGGTGTCTGGGCCTGCATGTGGTATCCTTTATCCTGTAATGGTGGATATAGCCAAGCTCATTCCTccttttatacattaaaatggcCCATGTCTGTTCATCCTTTGGAAAATCATTTGCTGAGCATCAGAAGATGCTTAGGCAGGAAGAGGATGTAAATACATGAAAGGGCTGCCTTGCCATAGCGGGGGAAGTTGTAGCTGGCTTTCTGGCACTTGCTGGTGTGAGTGGGCTCAGGGCTCCTCAGCCACTGGGGGGTTGCTATGTGCTCTGATTGATAGTTGTTTGCTGACTTTGACTCTGATTGGTCAGATTAAGTCACCTTCCTGTCATGAAACATGGCATTTGAGAAGTGCCAGGAATTACACCTCCTGTATCTCATGTGTGGGTGATGCTTACACCTCCTTTAAAGTGGATTCTCAAGATGAAGAGGCTTCAGCAACAGCACATGGTCCCTGGAGCAGCCAGATGAAACCCGGCAACCTGTGTGCTTGATGCTGGGACCAAAACCCTGACCTGCCTGCCACCTGGCAGAGCCAGTACATCAGGGCCTGATTACAGCTTCTGGAACTGTCTTTTGTGTAAGTTAGGCATGTGAAATCTCACTGAGATAAACACGttctttaaataaatgtgtatatttaacaCAAGCAGAGAGAGCCtaagaaaatcattaaataaaaaaattaagttgtagTTCTTGAGTCAATACAAATTGTTCTTCCACATTCACAAAtaaatgtgattttgttttttgctttttaaatttctttattgaggtataattgaaaTACACTTGTTAcaggtgtacaatgtaatgatttgtatttttatatattgcaaaatgatagTATCTAACAATCAACATCACACAGTTAAAGAATCTTCTGTGATGTTAACTTTTAAGACTCTTAGCCACTTTCAAACAAGACATTTATAATCATGATGTATTTCCAGTTGTCTTTCACTGATGTGTTTCTCATATTACAGGAACCTTTGAGTTAGCCTCTGATTTATGTTTAGGCCATGATTTTGGAAAGTTTACGACTGGATGGTGAAGAAACAGTATGTTATCCTGTTCTTGTTATTAGGCTACTGCTTTGCCTAATTTAATCATTGGCCCAAATTTATGTGACAAATTAACATGTTAAGTTTTGCAAAGTGCTATAGGGACATGACTCCCTACCACCCCCTAAAAAAACCCTATCAAATCACTTttgttataataatttaaaagatcaGGACTGTGTCTGAAAGGGTTCTAGAAGCTATTGTTGACTGTCTTCAATTCCTTTGAGGCTGACCCTCAAAGCACCAGATGGAgaccagtcagtgcacatgcgcAATGAGCAGGCAGTCACGAATAACCAGGGTTTAGTCTTGCAAGGAAATTCTGGGTGTGCCGAGTATACTCCCACACCTCCAAGGGCACGTGCAGGAATCGTGGGCCCCCTTAGTTAAGCTCTGCTTCCAGGGACATTAGCACTTTCATGTTTATACCTGGGACAAAAGCCCTTGAGTTGTGGCTGTGGAGTTTTTGTGCCAAGGGATGGGCTGTCCCTATAACTAAAGATTTTTAAACCCCTTGAGGCAGCCAAGACTTTGTATAGAAGGACTCTTGCATGACAGTTCATAACAGTTCTCTTGTTTAACCTTTCCCAGTGGGAAAGTTGGCATGTTTTCAGCAGGATTTCCCTATCAGAACTTTTTGGGCTATTTTGCATGCTTTTCAAAGGAGGTTAAGTATGGAGTATTCAAGCATGAAAAACTGGATTCTGTGGCTTGGTTATGTGCAGAAGAATAAGGTCCTCAAATGATAACTTCACCCTATTATACCACTGAGTATGTCCTGAAGTGTTCCCAATTTCAGACCTGTAACCCCCACCCTGTTATCCAGGAGAGCTTCTGAACCATGAGCAGCGGGAGCTCAGGTGGAGGTGAGGGTTAGGGCAGGAGTTGAAGGACTGTCCAGAAAGAGGAATCAGGAATGGGGACAGGAAGGTCAGACTGGAAAGCAAGATATCTTACTTAGTCCATGGTGAGGAGGTCTGAGAAATTCTGAGAAAACTAGGGCTGCTTTTGCCCTTTGTTTCATAACTGAACACATGTCTATTAAATGGGCCCAGTGCATTTGTTTGAAAAGACTGTGTGTGCCTCATGTGTTACACATGTTCTGTCTTCTTGGTCATAACCTGATATTTCTAACACCCAAGGACGTCCCAATAGGGAAGAAAACTTTATCAGGAACCTCTTTACTCGGTGCAAGGCACAGGCCTCCACGTTTCTCATTTTGTGTcatgaaatccttttttttttctttttaagatttttattttcagagaagagggcaaaagggagagaaacactgatctgttgcCTTTGGCACGCCTCCAATCggatacctggcccacaacccagatgcATTTCCTGACCAGGAACCCAGGTCAGGCCGGTCAGAGTTGTCACGAAATTCTTAAATGTTAAGTTTTGCTAGGAGGAAGTTTGGTGATTGGGGGTGAGGGTGAGAAAGAGGCTTACCGGGATGTAAAGGCTTACAGATAGCAGTGCGGTGTTGGAGAGTTCCCAGATTTGTCCTAGAGAAGAGGAGACTCAAAAGGCACAGCTTACAGATGTATGTCTGGCTACCTAAAGTTTTTTTATGATGTTCTCCGTGAGGGAAGCAGTGCGTACAATGGTGGCAAGCGGGGCATGCGCAGTCGGCCCGGTGGATTCCTAGTGCCACCAACTTACTACCGGCTGTTCTGCCTCAGAGAAGTTACCCGATCCCTCCGCCGAGCAGAAGCAGTAGTACGATTCCACGGGAAGTACTGGCTGCCCCGCTTACAGCAACCGCTGTGTTAGTTTTGTCTAAAGGATTCACAAAATGTACCAAATGGATGAGAGGGACCAAAGACTGGGACACGGAGAACGAGGCTTTAGGTGCTAGGAAAACGTACCGACTCCCGTAACGTGTATAAGCTTGGAAGTCGAGGCGCTGCCAGGATCTCGCCGaacccacccctcccagccctcttCCGGTGGGTTACGTTCCACGTCCAACCGGTGGCCGCAAGGGCGCCTGGGAGTGAGCTTACGTCATTTCCGTGATACCCGGCTCTGATTGGTTACAACACCTCAGCGTTTTGATTGGCCGGGCCCATTACCATCCCGAAGTGCTTTGCGCCACAGCTCTCTTTCCGGTGGTGGTGCGCCTTCGGGGAAGTTGGGTATGTGTAATCTTGGTTCTGGTGGAGACCATCGGGTGCCATCGGGCTCCATCCGCCGCCATCGGCGCAAGGCCACGCCACAGACGGCACGGGGCCATTGCCTGGTACTGTGGGCACGCCGTCCGGCCGGAGTTCGGGCCCTGACTCGCTTTCCTCCCTAGGCCCGTAGGCAGCAGCCATGGCGCCCAGCCGAAATGGCATGATTCTAAAGCCCCACTTCCACAAGGACTGGCAGCGACGCGTTGCCACGTGGTTTAACCAGCCGGCGCGGAAGATCCGCAGGTGAGGGGGTATGTGGAGCACGCAACCGAGTAACTAGTGCCCGGAATCTCTGTACTCTGTGCTTGAGCCCTCCAGCCATATAACCGTAATAGCCTTGTAGTTCCACGTTAGAGCCGAGGTTGTAATGGTGTGGTTGGGGGCGAGCGGGTGGCGACGCTGTCTGCGGTCTCCGCGTCCCCGCTGTGGTACAGGATAGAGGACACCCCGTCCCGGGAGGGAAATCGGCCTTGGGGTGCGGTAactgcctcctgccctctctgcttAGACGCAAGGCCCGGCAAGCCAAAGCACGCCGTATCGCCCCGCGTCCAGCGTCCGGACCTATCCGGCCCATAGTGAGATGCCCCACGGTGAGGTACCACACCAAAGTGCGAGCCGGCAGGGGCTTCAGCTTGGAGGAGCTAAAGGTGAGTATCCGCAAACCCCCCGTGTCAAACACGTATACGTTTTGCCTCCTGGCCTCAGTTAAATGATGACATTCTCCGGAATCGCTGTACTGCCTTGATGAAAGTACGCTTGAACCCTTTTCCATCTGACGACTGAGCGCTTCCATTAGGGTATGGAAATTGGAGGCTCCTTGGGGTTTCACTGTGCCTTTCTCCACCGGCAGGCCGCGGGCATCCACAAAAAGGTGGCCCGGACCATTGGCATTTCAGTGGATCCCAGGAGGCGGAACAAGTCCACCGAGTCCCTGCAGGCCAACGTGCAGCGGCTGAAGGAATACCGCTCCAAGCTCATCCTCTTCCCCAGGAAGCCCTCGGCCCCCAAGAAGGGAGACAGCTCTGTGAGTACGGTGCCGcgggctcctggggtggggggtgggaacgTGCGTGGGGACACTTGGTTCAGGTCCCGGCGGCGTCTGCCCCTGGGTCCAGCTAGAgcagaaagggaaacatttgcCTGTGGCTGTTTTATCTTCCAAAACTTGGCCTTCACATCTGAGTGGTAGAGAATTGCCAATGAGAAGAAAGAACCTAAGAATTCCCAAGTTAGTCTGTCAGAACTGCCAAGATTCACTTTTGTACTTCTCAACACATTGTTAGGTTTTGTGGTGATAGGTTTTAGGTGATAGGTGATAGGTTTTTGACTTGGAGGCAGCTTTTTTCCATTGGAAGTGTTTCGCACTCTAAAATGCTTTATGTACAACACAAGTTTTTTCTAGAAACACGTTTTAGAGCAGAGTTCACAGTGTCTGTCCATGCGGGTTTCCTGGGATTTGGGTTGGGGCGGGTGGCTTTATGTTCCACTTGACGTTTTGCTCTGTCTGTATCTCTGGGTCAGACATAGGTGCTCTTCTGCATGTGTTTGTGAGCTAGATAGAACAGAAGTCCCGTGACATGCCAGTACTTGGCACATGGTGATCCAGTGAGAGGTGTGGGGTTGGCTTAGAGGATTGTAAGCTTGGAGCCCTTAGGGAAATGAGCTGAGCCCACTTGACTCTCCCTTCTCGTTAACAGGAAAAAGACCTCAAGTTGGCCACCCAACTGACAGGACCAGTCATGCCCATACGGAATGTGAGTGGGGGTGTTGAGATGGTGCCCAAGTGAATAT
This window encodes:
- the RPL13 gene encoding 60S ribosomal protein L13; the protein is MAPSRNGMILKPHFHKDWQRRVATWFNQPARKIRRRKARQAKARRIAPRPASGPIRPIVRCPTVRYHTKVRAGRGFSLEELKAAGIHKKVARTIGISVDPRRRNKSTESLQANVQRLKEYRSKLILFPRKPSAPKKGDSSEKDLKLATQLTGPVMPIRNVYKKEKARVITEEEKNFKAFASLRMARANARLFGIRAKRAKEAAEQDVEKKK